One Pectinophora gossypiella chromosome 25, ilPecGoss1.1, whole genome shotgun sequence DNA window includes the following coding sequences:
- the LOC126378019 gene encoding uncharacterized protein LOC126378019: MMESLLISRLQDIINHIEIVTKQCETFLQKEISDIDKQQAEIATKKLENLHSRFSTELNNYFRLSIEPSADDISMFSAIQLNSEEILIELTIKLKDLREDRSERSNKATYSELPKLNLPEFSGDVLQWQQFWDHFTSNIDSRHLPDVDKLLYLKASLSGDAKRAVEGLETTNRNYEIAVSILKERYGKEHYIIDAHYAALYKIKAADKTAEDCRRTLNEVERHLRVLNSLGENTNHNHLRFIIIEKFPEEIVYELKMLLKTDSIEDMRKQLEIIISAREDANRIAQEKSQKEIRHYTVETFHGTDSVNQHKPSSGSRRFKIQECFKNLKDKHQDWKMKMRFAPNYKNNNYNNNRMLPNKRKFENSYKRDINMKKPRLNCIFCSGAHYNDQCKTVRTIKDRQIKLKGRCFYCFVQGHCSKSCKINKKCIHCGGRHNRALCPKVCDSVKVKTLHTNTSDKSGNSTTVLQTAVVTALNENKCDKVNCLILMDSGSQRSYVTKRIATELNLAVIEEHHLSVFTFGTDQPLEYDSPLVKLNILTRTNEEVVLYANVVPTIAQHVSYPGEELYHWKNECILADDGSLGDQVDILIGNDYYFTVIDTTKKQISKNLFLVDSKFGWMLTGKTEKKNIDNLSVITYFQSNKETKLNKPDLPLDNMHLKNLWDLECIGITDSPNTTKEEEAMKNFNDNTKYKDKRYFVCWPWNNNVSNLPTNLGLVTGRLINLLRRMDKDTLKLYDETIRNQLEDGIIEAVPSDEIDHSIHTIHYLPHHGVKTPGKAVRIVYDASAKLKQGVSLNECLRAGPVLLEDLTGLLIRFRSHKTAITADVEKAFLQIGLQDDSKDVTRFLWLKDITKAATDDNIIHLRFCRVPFGVISSPFLLNATIKYHLMQSANKAVQQVSGDIYVDNLVTGTKTTLQAITLYSSLKRQFEKISMNLREWSSNSKEFKEKIPDVLDKEVVKVLGLDWNTNKDTIQLRPNNVDLQTTKRGVLRTIASTYDPCGFVAPSLLSPKLFMQDLWKSKIKWDSKLPKELFEEWRNIYNNLETEQEEIPRYYTKDFESKESQLHCFTDASTKAYAAEVYIVNENGKGFVIGKSRLTPIKDQDNLKIPRLELLGVLIGSRLLKYVEKSLQIKIRKQFLWTDSQIVIDWYNSNKLLTPFVSRRIGEIKQNKNLTVRYVPTELNPADVATRPNKTKQEKTYWLKGPDFLLQNENTWPTNLLKELSLLTSEEPLKIGEHLENVHEATKSLNNKEENKTSKHYSKSKQIEEMKRIQETYFPDEVNMKETALSRNLRLFKDDDGLLRSKGRFENTEWSFDMKYPILLPKNCDFTNSLIKRIHEDNYHVGANHTLSLIRKLYWIPQGKAQVQKIIRQCSSCIKHGGGPFKLPPTPALPAERVNYSSPFTFTGLDYLGPILVKTENGVSKRWICLFTCLAVRAIHLEMVQDLSAKEGLFALRRMISTRGTPGLIISDNASQFKLISELLTNPYCKENKITWKFIPQLSPWFGGFYERLVSLVKHCMKRTLHKHLLNDSEINTVIKEIEAILNTRPLTCVDSEMVHILKPADFLMMGKCIRTETTNNKDILIEGTTTKQDLIQGWKRALVILDEFKDMFMNRYLSSLRERFQNSLKEPRIKSQLIPKEGQVVQIKGDTKNREDWKVGRIVSLTTSKDGFCRVANVKVGNKIYTRSITQLYPLEVEDFDNENIENSSENIGQTLKRTRIVGSVNDSRPIDIPEEVITNIQNKDNDIEMETVRDSTKRIIDGVTEVVSEPDNDITEVVNESENDVIDVNEQENDNKESRPVRAAATRALEKIREWTANLVALL; this comes from the coding sequence ATCGAGATTGTGACGAAACAGTGCGAAACATTCTTACAAAAGGAAATAAGTGATATTGACAAACAGCAAGCAGAAATTGCTACCAAGAAATTGGAAAATCTTCATTCTCGTTTTTCAACTgaattaaacaattattttcgaTTGAGTATCGAACCATCTGCTGATGACATCTCAATGTTTAGTGCTATTCAATTAAATTCCGAAGAAATTCTCATAGAGTTGACCATAAAGTTAAAAGATTTGCGTGAAgaccgaagtgaacggtcaaataAAGCTACTTATAGTGAATTACCAAAATTGAACTTACCTGAATTTAGTGGTGATGTGTTGCAATGGCAACAGTTCTGGGACCATTTCACATCAAATATTGATAGTAGACACTTACCGGACGTGGACAAATTATTGTACTTGAAGGCTTCATTATCTGGAGATGCGAAGAGAGCTGTTGAAGGATTAGAAACTACAAATAGAAACTATGAGATTGCTGTATCGATTCTTAAGGAACGATATGGTAAGGAACATTACATAATTGATGCTCACTATGCTgccttatataaaattaaggcTGCGGACAAGACTGCTGAAGATTGTCGGAGAACTCTTAATGAAGTAGAGCGGCATCTACGAGTTTTAAATTCACTTGGTGAGAATACTAACCATAACCATCTgcggtttattattattgaaaagtttcctgAAGAGATAGTGTATGAGTTAAAGATGTTGTTAAAGACAGATTCTATTGAAGATATGAGAAAACAATTAGAGATTATTATTTCAGCAAGAGAGGATGCTAATAGAATTGCTCAAGAGAAAAGTCAAAAGGAAATTAGACATTACACGGTTGAGACATTCCACGGTACAGATAGTGTGAACCAACATAAACCGTCAAGCGGTTCAAGAAGGTTTAAGATCCAAGAATGTTTTAAGAATTTAAAGGATAAACATCAGGATTGGAAAATGAAAATGAGATTTGCTCCCAACTAcaagaataataattacaataataatagaatgcttcctaataaaagaaaatttgaaAATTCATATAAGAGAGATATAAACATGAAAAAACCaagattaaattgtattttctgCTCAGGAGCACATTACAATGATCAATGTAAGACTGTAAGAACTATTAAGGACAGACAAATCAAATTAAAGGGCCGATGCTTTTATTGCTTTGTTCAAGGTCATTGCAGTAAgtcatgtaaaataaataaaaaatgtatacattgtGGAGGAAGGCATAACAGAGCTTTATGTCCAAAAGTTTGTGATTCTGTGAAAGTGAAAACATTGCATACAAATACTTCAGACAAATCTGGAAATTCTACAACGGTGTTACAGACAGCAGTAGTTACTgcattaaatgaaaataaatgcgACAAAGTGAATTGTCTGATCCTTATGGACTCTGGCAGTCAACGTTCATATGTAACAAAGAGGATTGCTACTGAATTGAATTTAGCTGTAATAGAAGAACACCATCTTTCCGTCTTCACCTTCGGAACTGATCAACCATTGGAATATGATAGTCCATTagtgaaattaaatatacttaccagAACTAACGAAGAAGTCGTACTGTACGCCAATGTTGTACCAACCATTGCACAGCATGTTAGTTATCCTGGAGAAGAACTTTATCATTGGAAAAATGAATGTATCTTGGCAGACGATGGTTCACTTGGAGACCAAGTGGACATCCTCATCGGCAATGACTATTATTTCACGGTTATAGACACAACAAAGAAACAAATAAGTAAGAACTTATTTTTAGTGGATTCTAAATTTGGATGGATGTTGACAGGGaaaacagaaaagaaaaatatagataatttatcagttattacttactttcagtcaaataaagaaacaaaattgaaTAAACCGGACTTACCTTTAGACAACATGCACCTGAAAAACTTATGGGACCTTGAATGTATTGGAATTACTGACTCTCCCAACACTACTAAAGAGGAAGAAGCTATGAAGAACTTTAATGATAACACAAAATACAAGGACAAGAGATATTTTGTATGCTGGCCATGGAATAATAATGTTTCAAATCTACCTACTAATCTTGGACTAGTGACAGGAAGATTAATCAATTTATTAAGACGAATGGATAAAGACACATTAAAGTTATATGATGAGACAATTAGAAACCAACTTGAAGATGGAATCATTGAAGCTGTTCCCTCTGATGAAATAGATCACAGTATACATACCATACATTACCTGCCACATCATGGAGTAAAGACACCTGGAAAAGCTGTTCGTATTGTATATGATGCGTCAGCAAAACTGAAACAAGGAGTTAGTCTCAATGAATGTCTTCGAGCTGGACCAGTATTACTAGAAGATTTAACAGGATTATTGATAAGATTCAGATCTCATAAAACAGCGATAACAGCAGACGTTGAAAAGGCATTTTTACAAATTGGACTTCAAGATGACAGTAAAGATGTTACTAGATTTCTATGGCTCAAAGATATAACAAAAGCAGCTACTGATGACAATATTATACACCTTCGCTTTTGTCGAGTACCGTTTGGGGTCATATCTAGTCCATTCTTGTTAAACGCTACTATCAAGTACCATTTAATGCAGTCGGCTAATAAGGCTGTACAGCAAGTTTCTGGCGACATATATGTAGACAATTTGGTTACTGGGACGAAGACGACATTACAAGCGATTACATTATACAGCagtttaaaaagacaatttgaGAAGATATCTATGAATCTAAGAGAGTGGAGTTCCAACTCGAAAGAATTTAAAGAGAAGATACCAGATGTACTTGACAAAGAAGTTGTCAAGGTTCTCGGCTTAGACTGGAATACAAACAAAGATACAATCCAATTGAGACCAAACAATGTTGACTTACAAACTACTAAACGAGGAGTCTTAAGGACAATTGCTTCTACTTACGATCCATGTGGATTTGTTGCACCATCGTTGTTGTCACCAAAATTGTTCATGCAAGATCTATggaaaagcaaaattaaatGGGATTCAAAGTTACCCAAAGAATTATTTGAAGAATGGAGaaacatatataataatttagaaactgAACAGGAAGAAATACCAAGATATTATACAAAGGACtttgaaagtaaagaaagtCAGTTACATTGTTTCACGGATGCATCAACGAAGGCTTATGCAGCTGAAGTATATATAGTAAATGAAAATGGCAAAGGATTTGTAATAGGTAAATCACGGTTAACACCTATCAAGGACCAAGATAATTTGAAAATACCTCGTCTAGAATTATTAGGCGTGCTGATTGGCAGTAGACTATTGAAGTATGTTGAGAAATCTTtgcaaattaaaataagaaaacaattCTTATGGACAGACAGTCAGATTGTCATCGACTGGTATAATTCAAACAAGTTGTTAACACCTTTTGTCTCTAGAAGAATTGGAgagataaaacaaaacaagaatCTTACTGTACGATATGTTCCAACAGAGTTGAATCCTGCAGATGTTGCAACACGCCCTAATAAAACTAAACAAGAGAAGACATACTGGCTTAAGGGTCCAGATTTCCTTCTACAGAATGAAAATACATGGCCTACTAACTTATTAAAAGAACTTTCACTTCTGACATCAGAAGAGCCGTTGAAGATAGGTGAACATTTGGAGAATGTTCATGAAGCTACAAAgtcattaaataataaagaagaaaataaaactagTAAACATTATAGTAAGTCAAAACAAATAGAAGAAATGAAAAGAATACAAGAAACTTATTTTCCTGATGAGGTTAATATGAAAGAAACTGCTTTAAGTCGAAATCTACGATTATTTAAAGATGATGATGGTTTGTTAAGAAGCAAAGGAAGATTTGAAAATACTGAATGGTCGTTTGACATGAAATACCCAATTTTATTGCCCAAGAACTGTGACTTCACAAATAGTTTAATAAAGAGAATACATGAAGACAACTACCATGTTGGAGCCAATCATACACTGAGTTTAATTCGGAAGTTGTACTGGATACCACAGGGTAAAGCTCAAGTTCAAAAGATTATAAGACAGTGTTCGAGCTGTATCAAGCATGGAGGCGGTCCATTCAAACTTCCGCCTACTCCTGCACTTCCTGCTGAAAGAGTGAACTATAGTTCACCTTTTACATTTACTGGACTTGATTATTTAGGACCAATATTAGTAAAGACTGAAAATGGAGTTTCCAAGAGGTGGATTTGTTTATTCACTTGTTTAGCTGTAAGAGCTATACATCTAGAAATGGTACAAGATTTATCTGCTAAAGAAGGGCTATTTGCTCTAAGACGAATGATTTCTACAAGAGGGACTCCTGGTTTGATAATTTCAGACAATGCTTCACAATTCAAACTTATATCAGAGCTTCTAACCAATCCATACTGTAAAGAGAATAAAATTACATGGAAATTTATACCACAGTTATCACCATGGTTTGGTGGTTTTTATGAGAGACTAGTGAGTCTAGTAAAGCATTGTATGAAGAGAACATTGCATAAACATTTGTTAAATGACAGTGAAATCAATACAGTTATTAAAGAAATTGAAGCTATTTTAAATACAAGACCACTTACCTGTGTCGATTCAGAAATGGTGCATATACTGAAACCAGCTGATTTTTTGATGATGGGTAAATGTATCAGGACAGAgacaacaaataataaagaCATTCTTATTGAAGGCACAACAACGAAACAAGATTTGATTCAAGGCTGGAAAAGAGCTTTAGTAATTCTAGATGAGTTTAAAGACATGTTTATGAACCGATATCTTTCTAGTCTTCGGGAAAGATTTCAAAATTCATTAAAGGAGCCAAGAATTAAGTCTCAGTTAATACCTAAAGAAGGACAGGTAGTACAAATAAAAGGAGATACAAAAAATAGAGAAGATTGGAAAGTGGGTAGAATAGTCTCACTTACTACAAGCAAAGATGGATTTTGTAGAGTAGCTAATGTTAAAGTTGGAAACAAGATATATACGAGATCAATCACTCAGTTGTATCCGCTTGAAGTTGAGGATTTTGATAATGAGAATATTGAGAATAGTTCTGAAAATATTGGTCAAACTCTAAAGAGAACAAGAATAGTTGGTTCTGTGAATGATTCAAGGCCTATAGACATTCCTGAAGAGGTAAttactaatatacaaaataaagataatgatATAGAAATGGAAACTGTAAGAGACAGCACTAAACGAATAATTGATGGGGTTACTGAAGTTGTCAGTGAACCAGATAATGATATTACTGAAGTTGTTAATGAATCAGAAAATGATGTTATTGATGTTAATGAACAAGAGAATGATAATAAAGAGTCTAGACCGGTGCGTGCCGCTGCCACGAGAGCCCTGGAAAAGATAAGGGAATGGACGGCCAACTTGGTCGCCCTACTATGA